One Moorella sp. E308F genomic region harbors:
- a CDS encoding iron-containing alcohol dehydrogenase family protein translates to MTFRFYLPTRVFFGEGVLNEYGDYLGRLGRRALVVTGRKSAVASGALADFEVLAKKLGLSWVVFNEVPANPTLETVAQAVDLARREGVDLVIGIGGGSPLDTAKAVALLVPNKAAAARLYEADLPEPPLPLAAVPTTAGTGSEVTQHAVFTLPAKEIKKGFSDDRCFPLVALVDPRYTYTLPRDITIDTALDTLTHAIEGYLSRRSNPLSDTLALEAVRLFAGQKEALLAGNLLPAARRDLMYAATLGGMVIAQTRTTILHTLGYPLTYSHDIPHGRANGYLLAAYLEFIQPAEPVKVNNLLKALGMASIEEVRELIRHLLPPLAKFPAKELDRMASLAAANASSLAWTARQATAADLGNILYRSLG, encoded by the coding sequence ATGACCTTCCGCTTTTACCTGCCTACCCGGGTATTTTTTGGCGAAGGGGTATTAAACGAGTATGGCGATTATCTCGGCCGGCTGGGCCGACGGGCCCTCGTAGTTACGGGTCGCAAAAGCGCCGTTGCCAGCGGTGCCCTGGCTGATTTTGAAGTCCTGGCTAAAAAGTTGGGGTTAAGCTGGGTTGTTTTCAACGAGGTACCGGCCAACCCGACCCTGGAGACAGTAGCTCAAGCTGTTGACCTGGCCCGCCGGGAGGGGGTTGACCTGGTCATTGGCATTGGCGGCGGGTCCCCCCTGGACACGGCCAAGGCCGTGGCTCTCCTGGTACCCAACAAAGCAGCGGCAGCCCGGCTTTACGAGGCCGACCTGCCGGAGCCCCCGCTGCCGCTGGCAGCAGTACCGACTACCGCCGGTACCGGCAGCGAGGTTACCCAGCATGCCGTTTTTACTTTACCGGCTAAGGAAATAAAAAAGGGTTTCAGCGACGACCGCTGCTTCCCCCTGGTGGCCCTGGTGGACCCCCGCTATACCTATACTTTACCCCGTGATATTACCATAGATACCGCCCTGGATACCCTGACCCATGCCATCGAAGGTTACCTGTCCAGGCGCTCCAACCCTTTAAGCGACACCCTGGCCCTGGAAGCCGTGCGCCTTTTTGCCGGGCAAAAGGAGGCTCTGCTGGCCGGAAACTTGCTCCCGGCAGCCAGGCGGGATCTCATGTATGCCGCCACCCTGGGAGGCATGGTCATTGCCCAGACCCGGACGACTATCCTCCATACCCTGGGTTATCCTTTAACCTACAGCCATGACATACCCCACGGCCGCGCCAACGGCTATTTGTTGGCGGCCTACCTGGAATTTATCCAGCCGGCAGAACCGGTTAAAGTTAACAATCTCCTTAAGGCCCTGGGGATGGCTTCCATAGAGGAAGTTCGGGAACTGATCCGGCACTTATTACCCCCCCTGGCCAAATTTCCAGCTAAAGAGCTGGATAGGATGGCCTCTCTGGCAGCAGCCAACGCGAGCAGCCTGGCCTGGACGGCCCGCCAGGCGACTGCTGCCGATTTAGGCAATATTTTATACCGGAGCCTGGGCTAG
- a CDS encoding recombinase family protein, whose amino-acid sequence MNQKRRGLANVLKLAEQGEYKKLIIEYPDRLARFGYSYIERHLKYCGVEIITIAEKEPEDAQSELVKDLLSIVTSFSARLYGARGGKKVRQGFRELIAGVEPDEKAAKEQKEND is encoded by the coding sequence TTGAACCAGAAGCGCCGTGGCCTGGCCAACGTACTCAAGTTAGCCGAGCAGGGTGAGTATAAGAAACTTATTATCGAGTACCCCGACCGACTGGCCCGTTTCGGATATTCGTACATTGAGCGTCATTTAAAATATTGCGGCGTAGAAATAATCACCATCGCGGAAAAAGAGCCGGAAGACGCGCAAAGCGAACTGGTGAAGGATTTGCTGTCTATAGTCACGTCATTTTCAGCCCGGCTGTACGGGGCTAGGGGCGGCAAAAAAGTGAGGCAAGGGTTTCGGGAACTAATCGCAGGAGTGGAGCCAGATGAAAAAGCGGCGAAAGAACAAAAAGAGAACGATTGA
- a CDS encoding manganese catalase family protein: MFKHDKKLLEMVRVERPNPNYAALLQEQIGGPHGELKAGLQYLAQSFRIHDPAIRDIFLDIAAEELSHLEMVCTAVNLLNGHEPQAMNATIGNVQAHVTTGLNPFYSNASGQVWTASYIEATGDLPADLLSNIAAEQRAKVVYEYLHRQIADRYVRQMIDFLLNREEAHNTMFRDCFQKIRGTGSTRDWGVDKDARLAFNLSTPGDYVGSSLHNPQPPSFEQPQIPHQ; the protein is encoded by the coding sequence ATGTTTAAACACGACAAAAAGCTCCTGGAAATGGTACGTGTAGAACGCCCTAATCCGAACTATGCGGCTCTTTTGCAGGAGCAAATCGGAGGTCCCCACGGCGAATTGAAGGCAGGGCTGCAATACCTGGCCCAAAGCTTTCGTATTCACGACCCGGCTATCAGGGATATTTTCCTCGATATAGCCGCCGAAGAGCTCAGTCACCTGGAAATGGTTTGTACTGCGGTCAACCTCTTGAATGGCCATGAACCCCAGGCCATGAACGCCACCATCGGCAATGTTCAGGCCCATGTAACAACCGGTCTCAATCCCTTTTACAGCAACGCCTCCGGCCAAGTGTGGACCGCGTCATACATCGAAGCTACCGGTGACCTGCCCGCCGATCTGCTTTCCAACATCGCCGCCGAACAGCGGGCCAAGGTTGTGTATGAATACCTGCACCGGCAAATCGCCGACCGCTATGTACGTCAGATGATTGATTTCCTGTTAAACAGGGAAGAGGCCCACAACACCATGTTCCGGGATTGTTTCCAAAAAATTAGGGGCACAGGCTCTACCCGGGACTGGGGGGTGGACAAGGATGCCCGCCTCGCCTTCAACCTGTCCACACCCGGCGATTATGTGGGTTCCTCCCTCCACAACCCGCAGCCGCCGTCCTTTGAACAGCCGCAAATTCCCCACCAATAA
- a CDS encoding ferredoxin domain-containing protein, translating into MPEFQAMGLIAELMAIAARTAPKAAGKDFIELKILQGEALEQLAAAMVRYGQESGKKNFDRDGDNVRRSDAVLLVGLKNAAKTGLDCGACGVPRCADLEKIHDGPEFAGPICAWRLMDLGIALGSAAKMAGMLNADNRIMYRIGVVARKIGLMDADVIAGIPIAATGKNIYFDR; encoded by the coding sequence ATGCCTGAATTTCAAGCCATGGGTTTAATCGCCGAGCTGATGGCCATTGCCGCCAGGACGGCGCCCAAGGCCGCCGGCAAAGACTTTATTGAGTTGAAAATCCTCCAGGGGGAAGCCCTGGAGCAGCTGGCCGCGGCTATGGTCCGCTATGGCCAGGAGAGCGGGAAAAAGAACTTTGACCGTGATGGCGATAATGTCCGCCGCTCGGATGCCGTTCTTCTGGTAGGGCTGAAAAATGCTGCTAAAACCGGCCTGGATTGCGGTGCCTGCGGAGTTCCCCGCTGTGCCGACCTGGAAAAGATCCATGATGGTCCCGAGTTTGCCGGGCCGATCTGCGCCTGGCGGTTAATGGACCTGGGGATAGCCCTGGGTTCAGCCGCCAAGATGGCGGGAATGCTCAACGCCGACAACCGCATTATGTACCGTATTGGTGTCGTAGCCAGAAAGATAGGCCTTATGGATGCCGACGTTATTGCCGGTATCCCCATCGCCGCTACCGGGAAAAACATTTATTTTGACCGCTAG
- a CDS encoding TIGR01777 family oxidoreductase, with product MKILITGGTGLIGRSLCTTLFHAGYDLIVLSRNASKARGRLPSGIQLIQWQPGAEGVPLEALEGVEAVINLAGENIGVGRWTASRKQLIMQSRVGITRALVEGFQGLSKPPRVFISGSAIGYYGPCGDEELTEASSPGNDFLAKVCRAWEQEANRAGELGVRVVTIRTGIVLSREGGTLPRMVTPFRLFLGGPLGSGRQWVSWIHIVDAVGIIQLALEHTSVAGPLNLTAPQPVRMEEFASVLGRVLQRPSSLRVPAWVLKMALGEMAALLLTGQRVLPARALQEGYQFRYPELAGALEDLLISSRYERRG from the coding sequence TTGAAAATATTAATCACCGGCGGTACAGGCCTTATAGGACGTTCCCTTTGTACAACACTCTTCCACGCAGGATATGATCTAATAGTTCTTTCACGTAACGCCTCAAAAGCGAGGGGTAGGTTACCCTCCGGGATTCAGCTTATCCAGTGGCAGCCCGGCGCGGAAGGGGTACCTTTGGAGGCACTGGAAGGTGTAGAAGCGGTTATCAACCTGGCCGGGGAGAATATCGGCGTCGGGCGCTGGACTGCTTCGCGAAAACAGCTTATTATGCAAAGCCGTGTGGGTATAACCCGGGCATTGGTAGAGGGCTTTCAAGGATTGAGTAAGCCTCCCCGGGTGTTCATTAGCGGGTCGGCAATCGGTTATTACGGCCCCTGCGGTGACGAAGAACTGACCGAAGCATCGTCACCGGGAAACGATTTTTTAGCTAAAGTCTGCCGGGCTTGGGAGCAAGAAGCCAACCGGGCCGGGGAATTGGGGGTGAGGGTAGTAACTATACGCACCGGTATTGTCCTGAGCAGGGAAGGAGGAACCCTGCCGCGTATGGTTACCCCTTTTCGTTTGTTTTTAGGCGGGCCGTTGGGCAGCGGCCGGCAATGGGTTTCCTGGATTCACATTGTTGATGCTGTAGGGATCATCCAACTGGCCCTCGAGCATACAAGCGTGGCTGGACCGCTAAATCTTACCGCACCCCAGCCGGTACGGATGGAGGAATTTGCCTCGGTTCTGGGAAGAGTGCTGCAGCGGCCTTCCAGTTTGCGAGTACCGGCATGGGTGCTGAAAATGGCCTTAGGGGAAATGGCCGCTCTTCTGCTTACCGGCCAGCGGGTGCTCCCGGCCCGGGCTTTGCAGGAGGGTTACCAGTTTCGCTATCCCGAGTTAGCAGGGGCCCTGGAAGATTTACTCATATCCTCACGCTATGAAAGAAGGGGATAA
- a CDS encoding recombinase family protein: MEIFTISKAAKKLGVDPNSLRNWEKRGLIKPVRLPGGQRRYSMDELNKLLQSGQLTGGREAVVLYARVSTKKQADAGNLERQMGRLRHYAGEHGFTIRRNLRT, translated from the coding sequence ATGGAAATATTTACCATAAGCAAAGCGGCAAAGAAACTGGGCGTCGATCCTAACAGCCTGCGCAACTGGGAAAAGCGGGGCTTAATCAAGCCTGTCCGTTTGCCTGGAGGCCAGCGCCGGTACTCCATGGATGAACTCAATAAGCTTCTACAGTCCGGCCAATTGACTGGCGGACGCGAGGCAGTCGTGCTGTACGCCCGGGTGTCCACCAAAAAGCAGGCCGACGCCGGCAACCTGGAACGGCAGATGGGGCGGCTGCGCCATTATGCTGGAGAACACGGGTTTACCATCAGGCGGAATTTGCGGACGTAG
- a CDS encoding L,D-transpeptidase, with protein sequence MKNVKIGGVPVGKLKAGLWLTILIILGMFFITGVGGEKTDAGTRVKTSQNDENIPPAPQEKEEQRKEDTTNNVPPVATVGNNNASNKTNNTNSKVFVPPARGYWIEVSTDEQKTRIYYDGNLIKEWDVSTGTEDKPTPIGVFKIQNRGEWFFSEKYQQGGRWWVSFKDWGVYLFHSVPMDREKRVIVEEAARLGTPASHGCVRLATENAKWIYDNIPQGTPVYIH encoded by the coding sequence TTGAAAAATGTTAAAATTGGAGGAGTACCGGTGGGAAAGTTGAAAGCGGGTTTATGGTTGACGATCTTGATAATTTTAGGCATGTTTTTCATTACCGGTGTTGGAGGAGAAAAAACTGATGCGGGAACCAGGGTGAAAACGAGCCAAAATGACGAAAACATACCTCCTGCACCCCAAGAAAAAGAAGAACAACGGAAAGAAGACACCACAAACAATGTACCGCCTGTAGCAACGGTAGGTAATAACAACGCAAGTAATAAAACCAATAATACCAATTCCAAGGTTTTTGTACCGCCAGCGCGCGGCTACTGGATCGAGGTTAGTACAGATGAGCAAAAAACAAGGATATATTACGATGGAAATTTAATAAAAGAATGGGATGTATCTACCGGAACGGAGGACAAGCCCACTCCTATCGGCGTTTTTAAAATACAAAACCGCGGTGAGTGGTTTTTTAGCGAAAAGTATCAGCAAGGAGGACGATGGTGGGTATCCTTTAAAGATTGGGGCGTTTACCTTTTCCACAGCGTGCCCATGGACAGGGAAAAGAGGGTGATTGTTGAGGAAGCGGCCCGCCTGGGAACGCCCGCCTCCCATGGGTGTGTAAGGCTGGCTACCGAAAATGCCAAATGGATTTATGATAATATCCCGCAAGGAACTCCGGTATATATACATTAA
- a CDS encoding CBS domain-containing protein, producing MCQELLGFLNQVYVMVRAEEIMVKDVAVVRPDDVVTDVVGLFVERNVTSAVVVDEKNTVKGIITDGDIMAAVRRRRPLVVDFFNFIWAAGDEVDLAVKAEALSTMKVKDLMTKQVITVGEDTEILEIARLMAEHKIKQIPVVRGNFLVGLVRRYDIVKAVAWQVNRLQTDTE from the coding sequence ATGTGTCAAGAATTGTTAGGTTTTTTGAACCAGGTCTACGTTATGGTCAGGGCTGAGGAAATAATGGTTAAAGACGTGGCGGTCGTGCGCCCGGACGATGTGGTGACCGACGTGGTGGGCCTCTTCGTTGAAAGGAACGTCACCAGCGCGGTGGTAGTCGACGAGAAAAATACCGTCAAAGGCATTATTACCGACGGCGACATTATGGCCGCCGTAAGGCGCCGTCGTCCGTTGGTGGTAGACTTTTTTAATTTTATATGGGCGGCCGGGGACGAAGTCGATCTGGCCGTCAAAGCGGAGGCCCTGTCGACAATGAAGGTAAAAGACCTCATGACCAAACAGGTTATAACGGTAGGAGAGGATACGGAGATACTTGAAATCGCCCGGCTGATGGCCGAACATAAAATCAAACAAATACCTGTAGTACGGGGAAACTTTTTAGTAGGACTGGTCCGCCGTTATGACATCGTCAAGGCTGTAGCCTGGCAGGTAAATAGATTACAGACCGATACAGAGTAG
- a CDS encoding IS200/IS605 family accessory protein TnpB-related protein — MKKRRKNKKRTIEPGDDLKYTVCGEWFPEVYPAFRSKKWSRGDEDPLDTEMRLFCACERWAFNRLMEGRSREELKQEGQRLFGLNSRYCDDAILKARAVIETQKELLALEIEETETKLSRAKKKLRWAEKDLDKAIKVNDPAKIEKAKRAFHGRKARVQKLAAKLAELQKHEADGTIPKVVFGGRSLWRQVCRGKAGREEWRHTRQNRLYARGDETKGGNPNMKVAYQEGRFTLAVTISHLSEQKGTDSKGRPIMTRAPRVEGELWLPEKHRLKVWGLLLSGAPYNVELIRGRDGRYRVHIAFTMTAPELATDPNRGYLGIDTNPDGVALANVNYFGQPEPWPEGFTVPYPKALHKFAGEFQTIVHPNGFLYLKIPELAYSRSFRRTYLIGVLAQVVVNIAKVLGKSIAIEDLGFGKDRLDTDKKFNRMAANFPYRKITEAIIRKAYKEGVGVKPVRPAHTSTIGYWKYMERYGVTIHHAAALAIARRAIGFKERITKELKQKIQAVIESLNQKENSLPGEGKGMTRKVKRQIMRLDEKVPVHNGLDRYKQEAFYSVWHDLKQLALSSR; from the coding sequence ATGAAAAAGCGGCGAAAGAACAAAAAGAGAACGATTGAACCTGGCGACGACCTAAAGTACACCGTGTGCGGCGAGTGGTTTCCGGAAGTTTACCCTGCTTTTCGGTCTAAGAAATGGAGCCGGGGAGATGAAGACCCCCTGGATACTGAGATGCGGCTTTTCTGCGCCTGCGAGCGCTGGGCCTTCAACCGGCTTATGGAAGGCCGTTCCCGGGAAGAACTCAAACAAGAAGGCCAACGGTTATTCGGCTTAAATTCCCGCTACTGTGACGATGCCATACTGAAAGCGAGGGCTGTCATAGAAACGCAAAAGGAACTCCTGGCGCTGGAAATCGAGGAAACAGAAACCAAACTGAGCCGGGCTAAAAAGAAACTCCGCTGGGCTGAAAAAGATCTGGACAAAGCGATTAAGGTTAATGATCCTGCAAAAATAGAAAAAGCCAAACGGGCATTCCACGGCCGTAAGGCCCGGGTCCAAAAGCTTGCCGCTAAACTGGCCGAACTCCAGAAGCATGAAGCCGACGGCACTATTCCCAAGGTAGTATTCGGGGGCCGTTCTTTATGGCGGCAGGTCTGCCGGGGCAAGGCCGGCCGGGAAGAATGGCGCCACACCCGGCAGAACCGGTTATACGCCCGGGGCGACGAAACTAAAGGCGGCAACCCCAACATGAAGGTAGCTTACCAGGAGGGGAGATTTACCCTGGCAGTCACTATTTCCCATCTATCCGAGCAGAAAGGTACTGACAGCAAAGGAAGGCCCATAATGACCAGGGCACCGCGGGTGGAAGGAGAGCTCTGGCTGCCGGAAAAACACCGGCTCAAGGTATGGGGGTTGCTTCTTTCCGGCGCACCCTATAACGTTGAATTAATTAGAGGCCGGGATGGCCGGTACAGGGTCCATATCGCCTTCACCATGACGGCGCCTGAATTGGCGACCGACCCCAACCGCGGCTACCTTGGGATAGACACCAACCCAGATGGGGTAGCTCTGGCTAACGTTAATTATTTTGGCCAGCCCGAGCCCTGGCCGGAAGGCTTCACTGTTCCTTATCCCAAAGCCTTGCACAAATTTGCCGGAGAGTTTCAGACGATAGTACACCCGAACGGTTTCCTTTACCTCAAGATACCGGAACTGGCTTACAGCCGCAGTTTTAGACGTACTTACCTCATCGGCGTTCTGGCCCAGGTAGTGGTGAACATCGCCAAAGTTTTAGGCAAATCTATCGCTATAGAAGACCTGGGCTTCGGCAAAGACCGGCTGGACACCGATAAAAAGTTCAATCGCATGGCGGCCAATTTTCCTTACCGGAAGATAACCGAAGCTATTATCCGTAAAGCCTACAAAGAAGGCGTCGGCGTAAAGCCGGTCCGGCCGGCCCACACTTCCACCATCGGCTATTGGAAATACATGGAGCGGTACGGGGTAACTATCCACCATGCCGCCGCATTGGCAATCGCCCGCCGGGCAATAGGTTTTAAAGAACGCATAACAAAAGAGTTAAAACAAAAGATCCAAGCTGTCATTGAGTCGCTGAACCAAAAGGAGAATTCCTTGCCTGGGGAAGGAAAAGGGATGACCCGAAAGGTGAAGCGGCAAATCATGCGGCTGGACGAAAAGGTTCCCGTTCACAACGGTTTAGACCGCTATAAACAGGAAGCCTTTTATTCAGTCTGGCACGACTTGAAGCAGCTCGCTTTATCGAGTAGGTGA
- a CDS encoding YifB family Mg chelatase-like AAA ATPase — protein MLAIVNSVVLVGLEGHGVRVEVDISSGLPVFDIVGLPDPSVKEARERVRAAIKNSGFDFPLRRIIVNLAPGDIKKEGPIYDLPIALGILMAAEELGSGPAAAIYAVGELSLEGSLQPIPGVLPMALALQEFQPGATFIVPAANANEAALASRLKVLAAESLAQVVAYWRGDEELPEVKPATGDSPPPVFNGVDLADIKGQIAAKRGLEIAAAGGHNILLIGSPGAGKTMLARSLPSILPPLTYEEALTVTKIYSVAGLLAPGQGLITERPFRTPHHTASTASIIGGGRIPKPGEVSLATHGVLFLDEMAEYRRDVLEALRQPLEDRVVTVSRVAAAITYPADFLLIGSMNPCPCGYYGDGVKECLCTPHQVVQYRKRLSGPLLDRIDLHLEVPRLTYSEVEAGTARENSAVVRERVRTARQRQLERFKGTGVTCNAAMSSRQVHQFCRLDPQARTLLRDAFNKLGLSMRAHDRLLKVARTIADLEGSELIAAAHLAEAIQYRSLDWGEEKQGA, from the coding sequence ATGCTAGCCATTGTCAATTCCGTCGTTCTCGTGGGTCTGGAGGGGCACGGGGTCAGGGTAGAGGTGGACATCAGCAGCGGGCTTCCGGTTTTTGATATAGTAGGCCTGCCGGACCCCTCCGTGAAAGAGGCGCGGGAACGGGTGCGGGCGGCAATTAAAAACTCCGGCTTTGACTTTCCTTTACGCCGGATAATCGTTAACCTGGCCCCTGGTGATATTAAAAAAGAGGGTCCCATCTATGACCTGCCTATTGCCCTGGGTATCCTGATGGCTGCGGAAGAACTTGGCAGCGGGCCGGCGGCGGCCATCTATGCTGTGGGCGAGCTTTCCCTGGAAGGGAGCCTCCAGCCTATTCCCGGGGTTTTGCCCATGGCCTTGGCCCTGCAAGAGTTTCAGCCGGGGGCCACCTTTATTGTTCCGGCGGCCAATGCCAATGAAGCCGCCCTGGCCTCCAGGTTAAAGGTGCTGGCGGCAGAAAGCCTGGCCCAGGTGGTGGCTTACTGGCGCGGTGATGAGGAGCTACCGGAAGTTAAACCGGCAACAGGTGATAGCCCACCCCCGGTTTTTAATGGGGTGGACTTGGCCGATATCAAAGGCCAGATAGCTGCCAAAAGGGGGCTGGAAATAGCAGCTGCCGGGGGCCATAATATTCTCCTTATCGGCAGTCCCGGGGCGGGGAAAACCATGCTGGCCCGGAGCCTGCCTTCGATCCTGCCGCCCCTCACCTATGAAGAGGCCCTTACCGTAACCAAAATTTACAGCGTCGCCGGATTGCTGGCTCCCGGCCAGGGGCTGATAACGGAACGCCCCTTCCGCACACCCCACCATACAGCCTCGACGGCCAGCATCATCGGCGGCGGCCGGATTCCCAAACCGGGAGAGGTCAGCCTGGCCACCCACGGCGTGCTTTTCCTGGATGAAATGGCCGAATACCGCCGTGACGTCCTGGAGGCCCTGCGCCAGCCGCTGGAAGACCGGGTCGTCACCGTGTCCCGGGTGGCGGCCGCCATTACCTATCCCGCCGATTTCCTTCTAATCGGTAGTATGAATCCCTGTCCCTGCGGATATTACGGCGATGGGGTTAAAGAATGCCTGTGCACCCCCCACCAGGTTGTCCAGTACCGGAAAAGGTTATCCGGGCCTTTACTGGACCGGATAGACCTGCACCTGGAAGTTCCCCGCCTGACTTATAGCGAAGTTGAGGCCGGGACCGCCAGGGAAAATTCGGCTGTGGTTAGGGAGCGGGTGCGAACTGCACGCCAGAGGCAGCTGGAGAGATTTAAAGGTACAGGCGTTACCTGCAATGCAGCCATGTCCTCCCGCCAGGTACATCAATTCTGCCGCCTGGACCCCCAGGCGCGCACCCTATTGCGCGATGCCTTTAACAAGCTGGGCCTCTCCATGCGGGCCCATGACCGCTTGCTCAAGGTGGCCCGGACCATAGCCGACCTGGAAGGGTCGGAGTTAATTGCTGCCGCCCACCTAGCCGAGGCTATCCAGTACCGCAGCCTGGACTGGGGGGAGGAGAAACAGGGTGCTTAG
- the dprA gene encoding DNA-processing protein DprA, which yields MEEKPFWVALQQTPGLGARRFLQLVKIFGSPRAAWEAPDKELLAVEGLGKAATGLIKWRRQVTPEKIMAKLDTAGIRVLILEDAAYPLELKRIYDPPPVLYWRGSQLPGEGLKIAIVGTRRATAYGLKVAADLAAGLAAAGVGVVSGLARGIDAAAHRGAIRGNGLTWGILGCGVDVIYPPEHRELYHQVMDHGAILSEFPPGTPPEAGHFPARNRIISGLTSGTVVVEAAAKSGALITADLALEQNRDVFAVPGPITNRYSQGPNELIKQGARVVTGVADILAEYEHQSLWTLSPQESRVEVALSAAEEKVMAALSVMPVHLDTIMATTGLPPGEVNTALLQLEIRKLIRRLPGGFYLRC from the coding sequence ATGGAAGAAAAACCGTTCTGGGTAGCCCTCCAGCAGACGCCGGGCCTGGGAGCTCGCCGGTTCCTCCAGCTGGTTAAAATTTTCGGCAGCCCCCGCGCTGCCTGGGAGGCACCGGATAAAGAGCTTCTGGCCGTAGAAGGTCTGGGTAAAGCAGCAACCGGCTTGATTAAGTGGCGCCGCCAGGTAACACCGGAAAAAATTATGGCTAAACTAGATACTGCCGGGATAAGAGTCCTGATCCTGGAGGATGCAGCCTACCCCCTGGAGCTCAAGCGCATTTATGATCCGCCGCCCGTCCTCTACTGGCGGGGCAGCCAGCTGCCGGGGGAAGGCCTGAAAATAGCCATCGTCGGTACCCGCCGGGCGACGGCCTATGGTCTTAAAGTGGCAGCCGATCTCGCTGCGGGTCTTGCCGCCGCCGGCGTCGGGGTTGTCAGCGGCCTGGCCCGGGGCATAGATGCTGCCGCCCACCGGGGAGCCATCCGGGGGAACGGTCTCACCTGGGGCATTCTGGGTTGTGGGGTAGACGTTATTTATCCTCCGGAACACCGGGAGCTTTACCATCAGGTAATGGACCATGGGGCCATCCTTTCCGAGTTTCCCCCGGGTACGCCGCCGGAGGCCGGCCATTTCCCGGCCCGTAACCGCATTATCAGCGGCCTGACGAGCGGTACAGTGGTCGTCGAGGCTGCAGCCAAAAGCGGCGCTCTGATTACAGCTGACCTGGCCCTGGAGCAGAACCGCGACGTCTTTGCAGTACCGGGGCCTATCACCAACCGTTACAGCCAGGGTCCCAATGAATTAATTAAACAGGGGGCCAGGGTGGTGACCGGGGTGGCCGATATTCTGGCCGAATATGAGCACCAATCCCTGTGGACCTTGTCCCCGCAGGAAAGCCGGGTGGAGGTGGCCCTGTCGGCCGCCGAGGAAAAGGTTATGGCTGCCCTCAGCGTTATGCCTGTTCACCTGGATACCATTATGGCCACAACCGGCCTGCCGCCGGGGGAAGTGAATACCGCCCTGCTTCAGCTGGAGATAAGAAAATTAATCCGGCGGTTGCCGGGAGGTTTTTACCTGCGCTGTTAG